GACCAAGCGCCTTTGGCAATGCGCCAGCCACATCACCCAGCCCGCCAGTGTGGGCAAACGGCACGGCCTCAGAAGCAGCAAAAAGGATTTTCATCCGGGCGATCCAGCCCTCTGTGCGGCATGCGATGATGAGCAGTGGCGGGGCCGACGGGACTCGAACCCGCGACCTCCGGCGTGACAGGCCGGCGTTCTAACCAACTGAACTACGACCCCGCAAAAAGACGGTGATGAGTGGGAGCTATCTACCTGAATTTCAGCTCCGCTAAATTTGGTGGTGGGCGAAGGAGGTGTCGAACCTCCGACCCCCTGCTTGTAAGGCAGGTGCTCTCCCGCTGAGCTATTCGCCCGACTGCGGCACGGTACGCCCCATATCGCGGAAGAAACCGGCACTCAGTATAGCTTATAGAGATCGAGTGTCAAGCCGAAATGCTGCTTAAAGTGGGGCAAGATCTTCCAGGCTCCCCCTCATGAGTGGACTGAACCGCCCGAAGAACCTTATCCTGGCGCTAATAGAACCGCCCTCCAAGCTGGAGAGCCCGGAGGGCGGTTCGAATGTAGGACGTTGGTGGAGGCGGCGGGAGTCGAACCCGCGTCCGAGAACATGTCGGAAAGAACATCTACGTGCGTAGCCTGCGTATGAATGTTCGCCCCTCTTGGCCCCCACAGGCGGGGTCCAGGAGCGACTAGCTCATGTGATCTTACCGGCCTCCCCAGAGCATGAGAGGCAAGCCAGCCCGTCTAGTCGACGCCCAGATCCCGCCCGACAGGCGAAGCGGGGTGGACGTGGCTACCCTCAGGCAGCCAGTGCTAATTCGTGGTTGGCAGTTGCTTGTGTTCCCACCTTTTTACGAGGCGATGGGTCCTCGGCACGCAGCCCTGACGCCCTTGTCCCCGTCGAAACCGGAGCGCCCCCATACTAAAGACGGTACAGCGCGTGATTGGGCTTGAAGGTAGAAGACTATTTCTACTTTATGTCGCCTGGCTGAAAAAGTCAACAGCTATCCCAGGTCTGCGCGGCCGCGAGTGAGCTGGGCCATCTCTTTCGTCATTGCACGTCGCTTCAGGGTTTCCCGCTTATCGTACAGCTTTTTCCCTCGGGCCAGCGCCAGTTCGAGCTTGATCTTCCGTCCAGCCACATAGACACTCAAGGGGATCAAGGTGAGGCCCTTTGCCTGAACCTTCCCCATGAGCCTGGCAATCTCTTCTTTGTGCAACAGGAGCTTCCGCTTCCGATTTGGGTCTGGATTGGAACGGCTGCCGGCGGCATACGGACTGATATGGCAATTAAACAGATACGCCTCCTCGCCCTCGATCGCGGCGTAGCCGTCTTTCAGGTCGGCCCCGCCCTCCCGCAGCGACTTCACCTCGGTCCCGGTAAGGGCTATCCCGGCCTCAATGACCTCCTCGATCTGATACTCATACCTCGCCCGTCGATTGGAACAGAGGATTCTTCTTTCCTGTGCCGGTGCCATGAGGCAGACTATAGCGTAGCCCAACACTACGCAGCAAGCGGAATTCCAGGCCCTGATATCCAAAGGCCAGGTTTCGAGGTCCTTTTTCCCTTGACAGATCGTGGGAGATTTTGATAAGAGACTGCTGGGCGGGTCGATAGGGGCGGATAGTGATTACTTATTATTAGTATTTCATTGAGAAAGGAGAGGGCATGACCAAAGCGGAACTCGTGGACAAGGTTGCCAGGGATGCATGCATCACGAAAAAGGCGGCAGAGCTCGCCCTGGCCAGTGTCACAGCAGGGGTGCGAGACTCTCTCAAGAAAGGAAAGAAGGTCACCCTGGTCGGCTTTGGGACGTTTTCGGTAGCCAAACGAGCGGCCCGGAACGGGCGCAATCCCCAAACCGGTGATGTCATCAAGATCAAGGCGGCGAAGATCCCGAGGTTCAGAGCGGGAAAGGCTTTGAAAGACGCCGTCAGGTAAGTAGGGTTTGTTGACGCTCTGATCTATCGACCAATCGGTCAGATGTCACAACACACAACGAAGAGGAGAGAATCAGTCTCTCCTCTTCGTGTTTATGGACGGTC
The Candidatus Methylomirabilis sp. DNA segment above includes these coding regions:
- the smpB gene encoding SsrA-binding protein SmpB, with protein sequence MAPAQERRILCSNRRARYEYQIEEVIEAGIALTGTEVKSLREGGADLKDGYAAIEGEEAYLFNCHISPYAAGSRSNPDPNRKRKLLLHKEEIARLMGKVQAKGLTLIPLSVYVAGRKIKLELALARGKKLYDKRETLKRRAMTKEMAQLTRGRADLG
- a CDS encoding HU family DNA-binding protein, producing the protein MTKAELVDKVARDACITKKAAELALASVTAGVRDSLKKGKKVTLVGFGTFSVAKRAARNGRNPQTGDVIKIKAAKIPRFRAGKALKDAVR